The segment tagaaaaataaaactGCAGGAATGAAAAAGAATGGTTGTTTCATCCCATATTTAACAATGAAtaagtttgttctttatttctctataaaaaaaaaaggaatggtagaaaatgagaaagaaaaattattctttatgagttatgatttttttagaaatgttacaAAATGCATTATTCCTCATCGTTCTTTGGTCACCATTCATAGTGTTGAGTATGTGCAACAAAAGAGAATGTAAGATTCATGTCTAATATAGCTGTCAAGAATCAAGATGGTATGCATTAACTATATCAAAACACAgagttttaattaattttattctaGTTCGATGCACATTTTGtttcatcaaaagaaaatgtCAACTTGGCGTtcgattgttttttttctcgCCAATGCTTGTTAAAATGGAATATGGTAtgattcttttcctttttctgaATAGAATGAATGATTGtttcatctatattattaaaactcaagtacacaATTGGAGTGCGAGGAGATTTGAAtaggattattaaaaaaaaattggaatgtttggaaatatggaatggattgtagtcttttaaaaaaaagttttgtttaGAAACAAGGATagtaatattaagaaaaagtaaaaagcttatgttattaagaaaaactGAAAGTCCGTCATATTATACGAAAATATCTATTTGGgccagttttaaaatatacaaaaatgagTCAATCTAATTgtctaaaaatttttttttctaaactaaccataaaataaaatttaaactttatatacatatttcaaataaaaataataattcagagttgatttatatcaaaaattgattcaaaaatatacatatattcaaaaatagatttttactaaactatttttcaataaccattataaaaaaatattatcaatatataagaaaaatacaatacaaaatccaatttgaaataccaactcaaattatggtttttatatttcatattaagttttaaaaatataatatatgtaattatttatacgatggtacatataaaatactattaactatatgattacttatatgatggtacgtataaaatacgattaattatatgatgacaatatacaatatataataatgactagggatgggctttcgggtacccatacgggtttggttATGATCGGTTTGCGTTTCGGGGTTTttggggtcaaagatttcagccctattaagatgtttctaaattttggtttgagttcgatttggatctttgcggatTTGGTTCGAGtttggataacccatttaaattatttttaaagtcttaaatcattatatattttaaatttctaaaaatctataaataaaataatatattacctataaatttgaataacatatgtcataatacctAAGCttaattggcttgatttaaaattttggatacagaatcaataattattttaagtatgtttggtgatttgagtatactttaactatttcagatatttacgtttgactatctacatatattttcaagtatttaaaccaatttataaCTCGCGCAACCGTTgggataaaccctaaatctttggATAGAATTTATCGTATTTAAacaaatttctaaataacaaaattttgaataattcgaatatttaatcaatttaagttcgtgtttggtactatattttcggaTTGGTATTGGTtctgttcctcggattcattttgtcaaaccctaataattacattaaaaaaaaaatatcaacatatttttcaaaatatacatccgcgcgcctgcgcggatcAAAGTCTAGTTGTCATTTATAATTAGTGTTTCTGTAAAAAGCCTAGTCCAAGATTTTGGTTTAAAAGAAACATACTCATCATCGCCtcttttattttgtaatgtCACCAATAATCTTTGCAAGAACAATAGCCATCTTTGAACCTATGAAACCGAACTCTATCCCTAACAATAATCTCTCTCTTGTAAATCTTCGAGATATGTTTGAAGACAACATGACAGTCCCCAcaaattctcaaattttttataaCCCTCACCGGAGTCTCCTCTCCCGCACCTTCCACCCACATCAATCCATAAGCCACAGCCAATTTCTCGCTGTGATAACACAAAGCGttctctttctcttcctctccaaTGTCGTGCAACACAAGTCCCGTCTGCGCCACGTAACCGTCTTCCCTTATCTTGAACCTAATCTCATCAAATCAAAACACAGGAAAAAAGTAAACCAAAAGCAATAGAATTTGCCATTCTCAGTTGTGTACTAATTGCAAAATATGTGTACCTGATCTCATCGATCTTCTCATAGATCTTTCTCCACTGTTGATGGCTCTTATCGCTATTGTAGAATTTATGTATCGTTCCTTCAGCTTCTATGTAGCTGAGACCGGGAATCTTCTTCACTTGTTTGGTCTCCATATCATCTCTCACTCGTCCAACGTCCTTCCACCGTCCCTGCGCTGCATAAATGTTCGATAGCAACACGAAATCCCCATCGTTATTAACACCCAACTCAATCAATTTCTTAGAAGCTATCTCAGCCATTTCTACGTCCTTGTGAATCTCTGAAGCTCCAAGAAGGCTTTGCCATAAAATAGGATCCGGAACCATTGACATTGACATGGAGCATATAATGTCGTGGGCTTCTCTCAGCTTTCCTGCACGGCCTAACAGATCAACCACACAGCCGTAATGCTTCATGTTAGGCTCGACTCCGTTACAAGCCATGCTGTTGAATATTGATGTACCGTACTCCACTAATCCCGCGTGTCTGCACGCGGTTAGAGCAGCTAAGTAGGAGACATCATCAGGCTTGATGCTGTTGTGCTCAAGTTTCTGGAAGATCTCTAATGCTTTGCGTGCTTCTCCGTGCACAGCAAACCCCATGATCATAGTGTTCCACGTAACAATGCTCTTCTTGCTTGTGAACTGATCGAACACTTGAAAAGCTTTATCCACAAAACCGcattttatatacatatcaatGGTCGCGTTGCTGACAAAAACGTTTTGATCCAAGTTTAGGGCTTTTACGTAGCCATGGATATTTTCACCTTCCTGAATAGCACCCAAGTGAGAACAAGCTCCCAGAGCAGCGACAACAGTTACTTCATTTCGTTGAACTCCTTCCAATTCCATTCGCTTATACAGCTCCAACGCCT is part of the Brassica rapa cultivar Chiifu-401-42 chromosome A09, CAAS_Brap_v3.01, whole genome shotgun sequence genome and harbors:
- the LOC103840021 gene encoding pentatricopeptide repeat-containing protein At1g34160 isoform X1 codes for the protein MARVYMETLIQRCVTFSHIKELHSHLLTAGHLQSSFLRSRLLDRCAVSPFGDLSFAVRIFRRIPKPLTNDWNAIIRGYAASSQPSLAFSWYRSMLSSSLCRVDALTCSFTLKACARALCSSATAQLHAQINRRGLFADALLCTTLLDAYSKNGDLISAHKLFDEMPVRDVASWNALIAGLASGNRAHEALELYKRMELEGVQRNEVTVVAALGACSHLGAIQEGENIHGYVKALNLDQNVFVSNATIDMYIKCGFVDKAFQVFDQFTSKKSIVTWNTMIMGFAVHGEARKALEIFQKLEHNSIKPDDVSYLAALTACRHAGLVEYGTSIFNSMACNGVEPNMKHYGCVVDLLGRAGKLREAHDIICSMSMSMVPDPILWQSLLGASEIHKDVEMAEIASKKLIELGVNNDGDFVLLSNIYAAQGRWKDVGRVRDDMETKQVKKIPGLSYIEAEGTIHKFYNSDKSHQQWRKIYEKIDEIRFKIREDGYVAQTGLVLHDIGEEEKENALCYHSEKLAVAYGLMWVEGAGEETPVRVIKNLRICGDCHVVFKHISKIYKREIIVRDRVRFHRFKDGYCSCKDYW
- the LOC103840021 gene encoding pentatricopeptide repeat-containing protein At1g34160 isoform X2 — encoded protein: MRDFLPHQRAPLPFAHRRPSPVLLPPLSPPRSLCRFSLRRPLLRRTDFPRSMLSSSLCRVDALTCSFTLKACARALCSSATAQLHAQINRRGLFADALLCTTLLDAYSKNGDLISAHKLFDEMPVRDVASWNALIAGLASGNRAHEALELYKRMELEGVQRNEVTVVAALGACSHLGAIQEGENIHGYVKALNLDQNVFVSNATIDMYIKCGFVDKAFQVFDQFTSKKSIVTWNTMIMGFAVHGEARKALEIFQKLEHNSIKPDDVSYLAALTACRHAGLVEYGTSIFNSMACNGVEPNMKHYGCVVDLLGRAGKLREAHDIICSMSMSMVPDPILWQSLLGASEIHKDVEMAEIASKKLIELGVNNDGDFVLLSNIYAAQGRWKDVGRVRDDMETKQVKKIPGLSYIEAEGTIHKFYNSDKSHQQWRKIYEKIDEIRFKIREDGYVAQTGLVLHDIGEEEKENALCYHSEKLAVAYGLMWVEGAGEETPVRVIKNLRICGDCHVVFKHISKIYKREIIVRDRVRFHRFKDGYCSCKDYW